The stretch of DNA TGGCTGGTCTCCACCTCTCCCAGAGGGCAGAGGCCGCAGAGCTTCTGCAGGCTAAGCAGAGACGTGTCAGAATTACCTTCCCAAAAAGAAGGCAGTAAAGGAGGACTTCAAGCAGCCACAACTGCCAGCAGGCCTGCGACCTCCAGATATCAGGGGCTTGACCATGACCGTGTCGGTAAGCAGAACACACAAGTGCCGTCTGGAGAGAGAGCAGACAGCTTAACGCTCCTAACTGGTCCTCTCACTCTTCTCTGCTCTGAGCAAGTGATCCTGAAAGGCATGAACAAAGTTGGTCAGATTCACTGGAGAAAACACAAGCCAGTGAAGACGTCCCGGCTCGCACTGGGCCTCCCTCCAAAGGCTGGCTGCCCCACCCCTGGCACCTGGGTAACGCTGCTCGGGGGCCATCCACACAAAACGATTTACACACCCCCCAcccgcaacacacacacacacacacacacacacacacacagacacacacactgcATAGAGCTTTAGGAACCTAACTCAAACACACCCCTAATGAGCAACCCCACAGGTGTGACTGGGTTGGACACTCCCAGCAAGGAGGGAAGGCCCCCCTCTGGGTCCTTGCCAGCGGCAGGGTGCCGCCTGGGCCTCCGCCTCATCCTCTCCATCCGCAGGGAAGTCGGAGCGGcccccaccaaccaccaccacACAACCAGATTGATTCTCGCGCTTCAAATCACCGCTGCCCAGGCCCCATCTGTGTGCTGATGGGAAAAGCCGCCCTCGAGCAGCCCGCCCGCGGAGCGTCTGGAGTTCTCCCCGCCCCGCGCTCACGCCTCCCCAGGCCGCCCCCGCCCGCGTGGGCCGCGCCTTACCGCCAGTGTCCTCGAAGCGCGGGGGCGGGCGGTCCCGCAGCGTGGCACTCCAACCCGCGCTGGCCTCGTCCTCGTCGGACTCCTGCGCTTCGGCGGCGCCGGGAGGCGGCGGGGGGGCCGGGGCGCTCGTGTTCGTCGTCGTCGGAGGCGGCCGAGGAGGAGCGCGAGGCGGCGGACGTGCTGTAGAAGGGGTTCCCGCCGCTGTCCGGGCCGGACTCGCTGAACACGTCGACCCAGATGTGCAGGCTCTCGTAGGGCGCGCGGGCCGCCTCGAGCAGCGCCGGCGCCCTCCTCCGCGCGCTCCCGCCGACCTCGGCCATGGCCCCGGCCGCCGCCCGCGCGCCCGCCCCCCACAGCGCCTCCCAGCAGCACGCGCCGGGCCCAGGCCCGCACCGCGGCCCGCCGCCCCCCAC from Mustela nigripes isolate SB6536 unplaced genomic scaffold, MUSNIG.SB6536 HiC_scaffold_6479, whole genome shotgun sequence encodes:
- the LOC132009173 gene encoding piggyBac transposable element-derived protein 5-like, with the protein product MAEVGGSARRRAPALLEAARAPYESLHIWVDVFSESGPDSGGNPFYSTSAASRSSSAASDDDEHERPGPPAASRRRRSAGVRRGRGQRGLECHAAGPPAPALRGHWRITCSEQRRVRGPVRSVKLSALSPDGTCVFCLPTRSWSSP